A section of the Enterococcus montenegrensis genome encodes:
- a CDS encoding GH92 family glycosyl hydrolase — protein sequence MDINQIDTRHGTSNSFELSRGNCFPFTGVPFGMNYFAIETHEDNWWFHPEAMHYRGFRLSHQPTMWAGTKGDFCSLRILPFTKNTKGLIVVPYAPQQSDFHPNYLKIKQPNNQLDTTLIPSDYGAILTMDSPQNNKGVMISFPTDGKITKAQGHLIEGYSMQLHVHRTTPLKFYFRIAVSEEIAHFSEKDGVYEICFADAKEIELRVGTSFISAEFAKKNLPQTEKSVQLQQVTSLWNEKLAKIKVSDQDKEKVKTFYHNLYRTFLYPQRLYEFDENNQPLHRDAYADEVKPGYLYMNNGFWDTARSVYPLFSLIELDEYEKILAGFLNSYRESGYLPKWLAPEDSGGMPGNYIDAVIADAAVKDIAAELMPEFLNGMLHSANQQEKNRRQGRSYADEYNTYGYVPSDLHESVNHTLDYSYSDYCIAKVAEKLGENETAEIFMTQSTRYQNLFSVEDKFMVAKDRQGQFKENFSPFSWGGDYTEGSAWQSTFAVNHDIAGLIALYGGKAAFEEILVTLANTPPEYTVEGYGHVIHEMAEMEVNGFGQINVGNQPSFHLPYLFHFINKPYFAQPLLKQAINRLFSADFKGYPGDEDNGSMASWYIFNALGFYPFCPGSGEYLIGMPNFDEAIIHLANGNKVKITTTLNYPQQQFIHRITENKADFKTCVIAHDELIKGKDFNFELGMVPNSKCFDETVPASIRKRMVQTTS from the coding sequence ATGGATATTAATCAAATCGACACCCGCCATGGGACCAGCAATTCTTTTGAGTTATCCCGTGGAAACTGTTTTCCCTTCACCGGTGTGCCATTTGGCATGAATTATTTTGCCATTGAAACCCATGAAGACAACTGGTGGTTTCATCCTGAAGCAATGCATTATCGCGGATTTCGTCTATCACATCAACCTACGATGTGGGCAGGAACAAAAGGTGATTTTTGCTCTTTACGAATTTTACCATTTACTAAAAATACAAAAGGCTTGATTGTAGTACCTTATGCACCACAGCAATCTGATTTTCATCCTAATTATTTAAAAATCAAGCAACCTAACAATCAATTAGATACAACTTTGATCCCATCTGATTATGGTGCCATTCTAACCATGGACTCACCGCAAAATAACAAAGGTGTTATGATTAGTTTTCCAACTGATGGGAAAATTACAAAAGCACAAGGGCATTTAATCGAAGGTTATTCTATGCAGTTACACGTTCATCGTACTACGCCGTTGAAATTTTATTTCCGTATTGCAGTGAGTGAGGAAATCGCCCATTTTAGTGAAAAAGACGGCGTTTATGAAATTTGCTTTGCCGATGCAAAAGAAATTGAATTACGTGTCGGGACTTCATTTATTTCTGCTGAATTTGCCAAAAAAAATCTGCCTCAAACAGAAAAATCAGTACAGTTGCAACAAGTAACAAGCCTTTGGAACGAGAAACTGGCTAAAATTAAGGTATCTGATCAAGATAAAGAAAAGGTGAAAACCTTCTACCATAACTTGTATCGTACTTTTTTATACCCACAACGCTTATACGAGTTTGATGAAAATAATCAACCACTTCATCGAGATGCTTATGCTGATGAAGTAAAGCCAGGTTATTTATACATGAATAATGGTTTTTGGGATACAGCCAGAAGTGTTTACCCCTTATTTTCTTTAATTGAATTAGACGAATATGAAAAAATATTGGCGGGCTTCTTAAATAGTTATCGTGAAAGTGGCTATCTGCCAAAATGGTTGGCACCTGAAGATTCTGGGGGCATGCCAGGAAATTATATTGACGCGGTTATTGCAGATGCGGCTGTAAAAGATATTGCGGCCGAATTAATGCCAGAATTTTTAAATGGAATGCTGCATTCTGCAAATCAACAAGAAAAAAATCGTAGGCAAGGACGTTCTTACGCCGACGAGTACAATACGTATGGTTATGTACCGTCAGATTTACACGAATCTGTCAACCATACTTTGGATTACAGCTATAGTGACTACTGTATTGCTAAAGTTGCCGAAAAATTAGGTGAAAATGAAACAGCCGAAATTTTCATGACACAATCTACACGCTATCAAAACTTATTTTCAGTTGAAGATAAGTTCATGGTAGCAAAAGATCGCCAAGGACAGTTTAAAGAAAATTTCAGCCCTTTTTCTTGGGGTGGCGACTATACAGAAGGTTCAGCGTGGCAATCAACATTTGCTGTTAATCATGATATTGCGGGTTTAATCGCATTGTATGGTGGAAAAGCGGCTTTTGAAGAAATTTTAGTAACGCTCGCCAATACACCGCCAGAGTATACAGTGGAAGGCTATGGTCATGTGATTCATGAAATGGCAGAGATGGAAGTTAATGGTTTTGGCCAGATTAATGTGGGCAATCAACCAAGTTTCCACTTGCCTTACTTGTTCCACTTCATAAACAAACCGTATTTTGCACAGCCGCTTTTAAAACAAGCGATCAATCGGTTATTCTCTGCAGATTTTAAAGGCTATCCTGGGGATGAAGACAATGGTAGCATGGCCTCTTGGTATATTTTCAATGCATTAGGCTTTTATCCATTTTGTCCAGGAAGCGGTGAATATCTAATCGGGATGCCAAACTTTGATGAAGCCATTATTCATTTGGCTAATGGAAATAAGGTCAAAATTACAACGACATTAAACTATCCGCAACAGCAATTTATCCATCGTATTACAGAAAATAAAGCGGATTTTAAAACGTGTGTGATTGCTCATGATGAATTAATCAAAGGAAAAGATTTTAACTTTGAATTAGGAATGGTGCCGAATTCAAAATGTTTTGATGAGACTGTGCCAGCTAGCATCCGCAAAAGAATGGTGCAAACAACAAGCTAA
- a CDS encoding ABC transporter permease — MILAVWQFVTVKNIVPAFMLPSPKAVLQALLTDWPQLAANAKVTLLEAILGLLAGVLLGFVLAVIMDHIHWLKQAIYPLLVLSQTIPTVALAPLLIIWLGFGILPKVVLIILTIFFPVALSLLNGFAAIDPDEILLLQSMGAKSYQIFWHIKLPASLGSFFAALKIAVTYALIGAVVSEWLGGFEGLGVYMTRVRKSYSFDKMFAVIFLISALSLLLLGAVLVLEKISMPWKKEQK, encoded by the coding sequence ATGATTTTAGCAGTGTGGCAGTTTGTCACAGTAAAAAATATTGTTCCAGCATTTATGTTACCCAGTCCTAAAGCGGTACTGCAAGCTTTACTAACAGACTGGCCTCAGCTAGCGGCAAATGCGAAAGTTACGTTGTTAGAAGCCATCTTAGGACTTTTAGCTGGTGTTTTACTCGGTTTTGTTTTGGCAGTTATTATGGATCACATCCATTGGTTGAAACAAGCGATTTATCCTTTACTAGTTTTAAGTCAAACAATTCCAACGGTTGCTTTAGCTCCCTTATTGATTATTTGGTTGGGATTTGGGATATTGCCAAAAGTTGTGTTGATTATTTTGACGATCTTTTTTCCGGTAGCGTTAAGTTTGTTAAATGGCTTTGCAGCCATTGATCCGGATGAAATTTTATTATTGCAATCGATGGGGGCGAAATCTTACCAGATTTTTTGGCATATTAAGTTGCCCGCTAGTTTAGGTTCATTTTTTGCCGCATTAAAAATTGCAGTCACGTATGCCTTAATCGGAGCTGTGGTATCAGAATGGCTAGGCGGTTTTGAAGGTCTAGGGGTGTACATGACCCGCGTGAGAAAATCTTATAGTTTTGACAAAATGTTTGCCGTGATTTTTCTCATTTCAGCTTTAAGTCTACTACTTTTAGGAGCTGTTTTAGTGTTAGAAAAAATTTCGATGCCATGGAAGAAGGAGCAAAAATGA
- a CDS encoding YesL family protein — MVNKIYEVFNRIYYLMKLNGLWLLFTLLGGVVLGIIPATIALYACMRQQIRYESENHLFQMFKKYYGENFRRSLLFSAVFTAIALFFLGETIVLANAGPGNLLLEIAIKATRLLLILGVAMFFPIFVHFDVRGVKTILQPMLFLLICPLEVIYMAVIFVIVSLLFAISPLLILFIGVALPAYGMSLIMLKKFERLEKNINLSDFAQANR, encoded by the coding sequence GTGGTTAATAAAATTTATGAAGTTTTTAATCGAATTTACTATTTAATGAAATTAAATGGATTGTGGCTGTTATTTACGCTTTTAGGTGGCGTCGTGCTGGGGATTATTCCAGCAACGATTGCACTGTATGCTTGTATGCGACAACAAATTCGTTATGAATCAGAAAATCATTTGTTTCAAATGTTCAAAAAATATTATGGCGAGAATTTCCGCCGTAGTCTACTATTTAGTGCCGTATTTACCGCTATTGCATTATTCTTTTTAGGTGAAACGATCGTCTTAGCTAATGCAGGCCCAGGAAATCTGTTATTAGAAATTGCGATTAAAGCGACCCGCTTGCTTTTGATTTTAGGTGTCGCAATGTTTTTCCCAATCTTTGTTCACTTTGATGTAAGAGGCGTAAAAACGATTTTGCAGCCGATGCTGTTTTTACTGATTTGTCCTTTGGAAGTCATCTATATGGCGGTGATTTTTGTAATCGTTAGTTTGTTATTTGCCATTAGTCCGCTTTTGATTCTTTTTATCGGCGTTGCATTACCTGCTTACGGAATGAGTCTGATTATGTTGAAAAAATTTGAACGGTTAGAAAAAAATATTAATTTAAGTGATTTTGCACAAGCCAATCGCTAA
- a CDS encoding glutaminase domain-containing protein, whose protein sequence is MTKVNRGASIPLILSDPYFSIWSPADRLTDCDTQSWTGKEQPVRGYIQIGDATYRFMGADDLIPAIAQQDLEVTATQTKYTFANEVVHLELTFSVDLDLQDLQKISEPVTMITVKADVKNGEKAAITFAFSEEICRDKTQEPLHWHKITTDDEKMVWMGKRRQTPLDSTGDLIDIDWGYLYLAAPSSLAITYQKQREMLLAHFPIQSGQATTILAAYDDIHAINYFGTACNALWKENYSGMYDLLQNYLINLPARLANCQKIDDKIQQASITSGGKTLDFITAFSYRQSICAHKLIRDEQGEIVFLSKECSSNGCIGTVDISYPSLPLYLLYQTELAKGMLRPVYKFAALPVWEFDFAPHDVGRYPYATGQVYGEITNQGDDGWPDRGAYGTVYDYYQLPVGQNVYHYEQQMPIEESGNMLAMAAAIYLRDGDDQFFNQHLKTNLRWADYLATFGQDPENQLCTDDFAGHLAHNCNLSLKAITALAMFGKALLAAGYEKEGALYSKRAKEMAAIWQKTAIANGEHTPLSFDRPDSWSMKYNIVWDNLFELGLFPAQLMEKEIKKYLAEANEFGIPLDERADYTKADWIMWISIFAQNEEEMEKIIQPVRHYLENTPNRVPFSDWYDTKNAKVMNFKNRTVVGAMFMPLLKQALVKNLVKA, encoded by the coding sequence ATGACAAAAGTAAACCGAGGAGCTTCAATTCCTCTGATTTTAAGCGACCCTTATTTTTCAATTTGGTCTCCAGCCGATCGTTTAACTGATTGTGACACGCAAAGTTGGACCGGTAAAGAACAACCTGTGCGGGGCTATATTCAAATAGGGGATGCTACGTATCGTTTTATGGGAGCAGATGATCTTATTCCTGCTATTGCCCAACAAGACCTCGAAGTGACAGCAACCCAAACAAAATACACGTTTGCAAATGAAGTAGTTCATTTAGAGCTGACTTTTTCGGTCGATTTGGACTTACAGGATTTACAAAAAATCAGTGAACCGGTAACGATGATCACAGTTAAAGCGGACGTGAAAAATGGTGAAAAAGCCGCAATTACTTTTGCATTTTCAGAAGAAATCTGTCGCGATAAAACACAAGAACCACTTCACTGGCATAAAATTACGACTGATGATGAGAAAATGGTTTGGATGGGGAAAAGACGTCAAACACCATTAGATTCAACTGGTGATCTGATTGATATTGATTGGGGTTATCTGTATCTAGCGGCTCCTAGTAGTCTTGCAATTACGTATCAAAAACAGCGTGAAATGCTACTAGCTCATTTTCCGATTCAATCCGGCCAAGCAACTACCATTTTAGCGGCCTATGATGATATTCATGCAATCAATTATTTTGGCACAGCTTGTAATGCTTTGTGGAAAGAAAATTACAGCGGTATGTATGACTTGTTGCAAAATTACTTGATAAATTTACCCGCACGGTTAGCAAACTGCCAAAAAATCGATGACAAAATTCAACAAGCCTCCATAACTTCTGGTGGGAAAACATTGGACTTTATTACCGCATTTAGTTATCGCCAGTCAATTTGTGCCCACAAATTAATTCGTGATGAACAAGGGGAAATTGTCTTTTTGTCCAAAGAATGTAGTTCAAATGGATGCATTGGGACAGTAGATATCAGCTATCCTTCACTACCGCTTTATTTACTTTATCAAACAGAATTAGCCAAAGGAATGCTACGTCCTGTTTATAAATTTGCTGCTTTGCCAGTTTGGGAGTTCGATTTTGCCCCACATGATGTAGGGCGTTATCCATATGCAACAGGACAAGTTTATGGAGAGATAACCAACCAAGGCGATGATGGTTGGCCAGATCGTGGCGCTTATGGCACAGTTTATGATTATTATCAATTACCAGTAGGGCAAAATGTGTACCATTATGAGCAGCAAATGCCGATAGAAGAAAGCGGCAATATGTTGGCCATGGCAGCTGCAATTTATTTGCGAGATGGAGACGATCAATTTTTTAATCAGCATTTAAAAACGAATTTACGTTGGGCCGATTATTTAGCAACTTTTGGTCAGGATCCAGAAAATCAACTATGCACGGATGATTTTGCCGGACATTTGGCACATAATTGTAATTTATCATTAAAAGCGATTACTGCACTTGCAATGTTTGGCAAAGCACTGCTAGCAGCAGGGTATGAAAAAGAAGGGGCACTTTATTCAAAACGTGCAAAAGAAATGGCCGCTATTTGGCAAAAGACGGCGATAGCAAATGGGGAACATACACCGCTTTCTTTTGACAGACCAGACAGTTGGAGTATGAAATACAATATTGTTTGGGACAACTTATTTGAGCTTGGCTTATTTCCAGCACAACTAATGGAAAAAGAGATTAAGAAATATTTAGCAGAGGCAAATGAATTTGGTATCCCATTGGATGAACGGGCGGATTATACTAAGGCAGACTGGATTATGTGGATTTCAATTTTTGCCCAAAACGAAGAAGAAATGGAAAAAATCATTCAACCTGTGCGCCACTACTTAGAAAATACGCCAAATCGCGTTCCATTTTCTGATTGGTATGATACGAAAAATGCCAAGGTCATGAACTTTAAAAATAGAACAGTGGTGGGGGCCATGTTTATGCCACTGTTAAAACAAGCACTAGTTAAAAACTTAGTTAAGGCATAA
- a CDS encoding ABC transporter permease — MVEKLLFDMKKHKWLNALFVVPMEALNKLLFDMKKHKWLYIMLVIPVLFVLIWNYWPMYGVVIAFKDYSPAFGIWGSPWVGLKHFQRFFDSYFFLEIIVNTIRVSFYSLLVGIPLPIILALMFNEIKRKWFKSTVQTVSYIPNFISVVVVIGMVTFFFSEQGSINQILTSLHMKPIDFLGDAKWFPHVYVWSGIWQGVGWGTLIYTAAMSGVPQDQYEAAYLEGATRMQCIRNITIPAIMPTIVISAILATGSVMSVGFEKAYLLQNASNLATSEVLSTYTYKVGLINGEYSFSAAVGLFNNIVNFIMLFVVNKIAQKTGENSLW, encoded by the coding sequence ATGGTAGAAAAATTATTATTCGATATGAAAAAGCATAAATGGCTTAATGCGTTATTCGTTGTACCGATGGAGGCTTTAAATAAATTGTTATTCGATATGAAAAAGCACAAGTGGTTATATATTATGCTGGTCATTCCTGTGTTATTCGTTCTAATTTGGAATTATTGGCCGATGTATGGTGTTGTGATTGCTTTTAAAGATTATTCACCAGCTTTTGGTATTTGGGGAAGCCCTTGGGTAGGGTTAAAACATTTCCAGCGGTTCTTTGATTCTTATTTCTTCTTAGAAATTATTGTTAATACAATTCGCGTTAGTTTTTATAGTTTATTAGTAGGTATTCCGTTGCCAATCATTTTGGCGTTAATGTTTAACGAGATTAAGCGGAAATGGTTCAAATCGACTGTTCAAACAGTTTCATATATTCCCAACTTTATTTCAGTCGTAGTTGTTATCGGAATGGTTACCTTCTTTTTTTCTGAACAAGGTTCTATTAATCAAATTTTAACTTCTCTACACATGAAGCCAATTGATTTTTTAGGTGATGCGAAGTGGTTTCCGCATGTTTATGTTTGGTCTGGGATTTGGCAAGGTGTCGGCTGGGGAACGTTGATTTATACAGCGGCAATGTCTGGTGTACCCCAAGATCAATACGAAGCGGCGTATCTTGAAGGGGCAACACGGATGCAGTGTATTCGCAATATCACAATTCCGGCAATTATGCCAACTATTGTGATTTCTGCAATTTTAGCAACAGGTAGCGTGATGTCAGTTGGTTTTGAAAAAGCGTATTTATTGCAAAATGCATCGAATCTGGCTACTTCAGAAGTATTGTCGACTTATACATATAAAGTCGGTTTGATTAACGGTGAGTATAGTTTTTCTGCTGCAGTTGGGTTGTTTAATAATATCGTCAATTTCATCATGCTTTTTGTCGTCAACAAGATCGCACAAAAAACTGGCGAAAATAGTTTGTGGTAG
- a CDS encoding carbohydrate ABC transporter permease: MEKMRYISTKSDKVFDIVNIVIITLLTLILLYPIVFVVNASFSNPNKIYEVPLLLWPRGFNVKGYTEILKNKDILVGFKNAVIYTGLGTLVSVVVTTLGAYPLSRKDLRGRSMLTLFFTITMFFGGGLIPTYLVNQRLGIINTLWVMILPGAVGVYNMILMRTYFQQNIPSELVESAYMDGANDLQLLYKIVLPLSTPIIVVIAMFNGVGRWNSYFDAMIYLRDRARFPLQLILREILIQGQFGDDVNQTLVGSAQAELMMLKLTLKYSVVIVSTLPVLLFYPIVAKYFEKGILVGAIKG, from the coding sequence ATGGAAAAAATGCGATACATCTCAACAAAATCAGATAAAGTTTTTGATATCGTCAATATTGTAATCATTACATTGTTGACTTTAATTTTGTTATACCCGATTGTTTTTGTAGTAAACGCTTCTTTTAGTAATCCTAATAAAATTTACGAAGTGCCGTTATTACTTTGGCCCCGTGGATTTAATGTTAAAGGCTATACTGAAATTTTAAAAAATAAAGACATCTTAGTCGGTTTTAAAAATGCTGTTATTTATACAGGGTTAGGAACATTGGTAAGTGTTGTAGTTACAACATTAGGTGCGTATCCACTTTCCCGGAAAGATTTACGCGGACGCTCAATGCTGACTTTATTTTTCACAATTACAATGTTCTTTGGCGGTGGCTTAATCCCAACGTATTTGGTCAACCAACGATTAGGTATCATCAATACGTTGTGGGTAATGATTTTGCCGGGGGCTGTGGGCGTTTACAACATGATTTTAATGCGAACTTATTTCCAACAAAATATTCCTTCTGAATTAGTGGAAAGTGCTTATATGGATGGCGCTAATGATTTGCAGCTTTTATATAAAATCGTACTGCCACTTTCAACACCAATCATTGTGGTCATCGCAATGTTTAATGGGGTAGGACGCTGGAATTCTTACTTTGATGCCATGATCTATTTACGCGATCGGGCGCGCTTTCCATTACAATTGATTTTGCGAGAAATTTTGATACAAGGACAATTTGGTGATGACGTGAACCAAACCTTGGTAGGAAGTGCTCAGGCGGAATTAATGATGTTGAAACTAACATTGAAATACAGTGTGGTTATTGTCTCTACGTTACCAGTGTTACTGTTTTATCCAATTGTTGCCAAGTATTTTGAAAAAGGTATTTTAGTCGGAGCTATAAAGGGGTAA
- a CDS encoding type 2 periplasmic-binding domain-containing protein — protein sequence MKKWKTSLLGLTLSAVALLSLSACGSGNASSEDKAGDSKGFTLLSPDHSADHPKNKDLWMWKEYEKKTGVPITWQETKDINEKKNLLLSESKLPDAFYQVYWTSDELVKYGGQGMFQPIEDLIEKHAPNFNKLMEEHPEIRKSITAPDGHIYFLPELSIDPQIMGLTFRYYINQEWLDKLGLEKPRTTEELKEVLTQFVTKDPNGNGKADEQGWYMNSGELPNSFEKLLMAAYGMGTGGRTGIESSVYYEKDGSMQLTLNSDRMKDVWKYEADLYQNGLMSKNSFAGADGDKWRADAANNTVGLWTWVSPEFIGGSVQDKYTPINIIAGPEGDKSLVINGPVGTSGLVITKDCKDPGKLLEWTDYWYSQEGSDFGYLGEEDVTYHKVGDKNVYVDKILNYDKGAQLGAYQYLDNVYGGGYPYLNPDQANRDIAQGLEPIQYDDFNEEVMPEKMLSPVMPTPEESGQLSTIMTDMNNYVEQSRVKFVTGEWNFTNDWDKYVKQLKKIGSDKLLEIRRTQYERYDKE from the coding sequence ATGAAGAAATGGAAGACATCTTTATTGGGATTAACATTGTCAGCGGTTGCATTATTATCACTTAGCGCTTGCGGTTCTGGAAATGCAAGCTCAGAGGACAAAGCAGGTGATAGTAAAGGGTTCACGTTATTAAGTCCAGATCACAGTGCTGATCATCCAAAAAATAAGGATCTTTGGATGTGGAAAGAGTATGAGAAGAAGACTGGTGTGCCAATTACTTGGCAGGAAACAAAAGATATTAATGAAAAGAAAAATTTACTTTTATCAGAATCAAAATTACCTGATGCCTTTTACCAAGTTTATTGGACATCTGATGAGTTAGTAAAATATGGCGGGCAAGGAATGTTTCAGCCAATTGAAGATTTAATTGAAAAGCATGCACCAAACTTTAATAAATTAATGGAAGAACACCCTGAAATTCGTAAAAGTATTACCGCACCAGACGGTCATATTTATTTCCTACCAGAATTGTCGATTGATCCACAAATCATGGGCTTAACATTTAGATACTATATTAACCAAGAATGGTTGGATAAATTAGGCCTTGAAAAACCACGTACAACAGAAGAATTAAAAGAAGTGTTAACACAATTTGTTACAAAAGATCCAAATGGTAATGGCAAAGCTGACGAACAAGGTTGGTACATGAATAGCGGTGAACTACCAAATAGTTTTGAAAAACTATTGATGGCCGCTTACGGTATGGGAACAGGCGGAAGAACAGGGATCGAGTCTTCTGTTTATTATGAAAAAGATGGTTCAATGCAATTAACATTAAACAGCGATCGGATGAAAGATGTTTGGAAATATGAAGCAGACCTTTACCAAAATGGTTTAATGTCTAAGAATTCTTTTGCGGGTGCTGATGGTGATAAATGGCGTGCAGATGCAGCCAATAATACAGTTGGTCTTTGGACTTGGGTGAGCCCAGAATTTATCGGAGGTTCCGTTCAAGATAAATATACACCAATTAATATTATCGCAGGGCCTGAAGGAGATAAAAGTCTTGTTATTAACGGACCAGTGGGAACTTCAGGTTTAGTTATTACCAAAGATTGTAAAGATCCAGGCAAATTATTAGAATGGACAGATTACTGGTACAGTCAAGAAGGATCTGACTTTGGCTATTTAGGCGAAGAGGACGTTACTTACCATAAAGTTGGGGATAAAAACGTCTATGTGGATAAGATTTTGAATTACGATAAAGGGGCACAATTAGGCGCATACCAATATCTAGATAATGTTTACGGTGGTGGCTACCCATATTTAAATCCAGATCAAGCCAACCGCGATATCGCACAAGGGTTAGAACCAATTCAATACGACGATTTTAATGAAGAAGTTATGCCAGAAAAAATGTTATCACCAGTAATGCCAACACCAGAAGAGTCTGGTCAGCTATCAACAATCATGACAGATATGAACAACTATGTTGAACAATCTCGGGTGAAGTTTGTGACAGGTGAATGGAACTTTACAAATGATTGGGATAAATATGTGAAACAGCTGAAAAAAATCGGCTCAGATAAATTACTTGAAATTCGCCGTACGCAATATGAACGTTATGACAAAGAATAG
- a CDS encoding thiamine-binding protein: MDASIAIQVLPKVESKKEVIAIVDEVIDYIKSTGYTYQVGAFETSVEGDYEGLMELVKQCQLIAVKAGAPSVSAYVKIAYTPKGDGLTIAEKTDKHQH; this comes from the coding sequence ATGGACGCAAGTATCGCAATTCAAGTTTTACCAAAAGTAGAAAGTAAAAAAGAAGTCATCGCTATTGTAGATGAAGTCATCGACTACATCAAAAGTACAGGGTATACCTATCAAGTGGGCGCTTTTGAAACAAGCGTTGAAGGAGATTATGAAGGTTTGATGGAGCTAGTGAAACAATGTCAATTAATTGCTGTTAAAGCGGGAGCGCCAAGTGTTTCTGCCTACGTAAAAATTGCGTATACGCCAAAAGGAGATGGGCTGACCATTGCCGAAAAAACGGATAAACACCAACATTAA
- a CDS encoding AbrB family transcriptional regulator, with protein MIVKIIETLIIGMVGGLIARKIKLPAPFMTGSMLAVALFAIFSAQMYMPNNLKTFAQIISGAYIGQQVTKNDLLNFPKLAKSIVFLMTLFTLNMFIVGFLIHTFFSIDLITALLSCMPGGIMDVSLISIDMGAQAEIVATMQLVRLVGMLLILPYWIKLLLDRFQRKEDTLKSSEAKKIVTQLPFGTSDFIVNDGLILIIASIGGLIGLSLHIPAGALMFSLIFSSILKIIKNTAQLNTNIRYIAQIFAGTIIGSTFTQDSLKEMSRLFIPALLLLGSYLMINVLFGYLVSKKGILDLKSALFASSPAGATDISLIAGELGGDMPKIAGIQICRTLYTIIVLPNIVRWLT; from the coding sequence ATGATTGTAAAAATAATAGAAACTTTGATTATCGGCATGGTAGGAGGTTTAATAGCAAGGAAGATAAAATTACCCGCTCCTTTTATGACCGGCAGCATGTTGGCGGTCGCTTTATTTGCAATCTTTTCTGCGCAAATGTATATGCCAAATAATCTAAAAACTTTTGCCCAAATAATTAGTGGTGCATATATCGGGCAACAGGTAACGAAAAATGACTTGCTTAATTTTCCTAAATTGGCAAAATCGATCGTGTTTTTGATGACCTTATTTACGTTGAATATGTTTATTGTCGGTTTTTTAATTCATACTTTTTTCTCAATTGATTTAATTACGGCCTTACTTTCCTGTATGCCCGGAGGAATTATGGATGTGTCTTTGATTAGTATCGATATGGGCGCACAAGCTGAGATAGTCGCAACGATGCAACTGGTGCGATTAGTCGGGATGCTGCTTATTCTTCCATACTGGATTAAGCTGCTGCTTGATCGCTTTCAAAGAAAAGAAGATACTTTAAAATCATCAGAGGCTAAGAAAATTGTCACACAGCTACCTTTTGGTACAAGTGATTTTATTGTCAATGACGGTCTTATTTTGATTATCGCAAGTATTGGAGGATTGATTGGTTTATCCCTTCATATACCGGCGGGGGCGTTAATGTTTTCGTTAATTTTTTCCAGTATTTTGAAAATAATAAAAAATACTGCGCAACTAAACACGAATATTCGCTACATTGCCCAAATTTTTGCTGGGACAATCATCGGCAGTACCTTTACACAAGATAGTTTAAAAGAAATGAGTCGCTTATTTATTCCGGCACTTTTATTATTAGGAAGCTACTTAATGATAAATGTATTGTTTGGTTACCTTGTATCTAAAAAAGGAATTTTAGATTTAAAGTCAGCATTATTTGCTTCTTCTCCAGCTGGGGCGACAGATATTTCCTTAATTGCGGGGGAATTAGGTGGCGACATGCCTAAAATTGCGGGTATTCAAATTTGTCGCACCTTGTACACCATCATCGTTTTACCCAATATTGTTCGCTGGCTTACGTAA